One Lysinibacillus fusiformis genomic window carries:
- a CDS encoding B12-binding domain-containing radical SAM protein gives MNTILTTLNAKYIHTNLALRYLKGAALPEFDPIIAEYTIKDPAFNIVSDLFQKKPDIVGFSCYIWNIEETIHVIKMLKTVCPDVKILLGGPEVSYDSHHWLRRIEEVDFIVMGEGETSFKQLLRHLNGEIALEDVPGICYLEDGKVRIHAQAPKIDLRELPSPFRFDEDLPHLSKRIQYIETSRGCPFSCQFCLSSIEVGVRYFNREKIKEDIRFLMDNGARTIKFVDRTFNISRSYAMEMFQFLIDEHQPGVVFQFEITADIMRPEVIQFLNDNAPVGLFRFEIGVQSTNDLTNTLVQRRQNFEKLKRTVTMVKDGGKIDQHLDLIAGLPEEDYASFRQTFNDVFAMRPEELQLGFLKLLRGTGLRLEAEKFGYTYVDLSPYEIFSNNVLTFEDIVRIKHAEDVLEKYWNDHRMDYTIEYLVTEVFETPFDFFQNFGTYWESKGWSRIGHQLEDLFRRLLEFLDTVEDADLQVIQSLMQLDFLKAQQFQPRKLWWKERPSEEQQKAIYIALRENPEIAGEEFANFKLSEKELFKHTLVIPHYLDYQNFTKGKIIQKNGYLLTYFRHGQAPYFATIHSL, from the coding sequence ATGAATACTATTTTAACTACATTGAACGCAAAATATATCCACACAAATTTAGCCTTGCGTTATTTAAAAGGTGCTGCTTTACCAGAATTTGATCCAATCATTGCAGAATATACAATTAAAGACCCTGCTTTTAATATTGTATCAGATTTGTTTCAAAAAAAACCTGATATTGTCGGATTTAGTTGCTATATTTGGAATATTGAAGAAACAATTCACGTAATCAAAATGTTAAAAACGGTTTGTCCTGATGTTAAAATTTTGCTTGGCGGTCCCGAAGTTTCTTACGATTCCCATCATTGGTTGCGCCGAATTGAAGAAGTTGATTTCATTGTGATGGGTGAAGGAGAAACTTCATTTAAACAATTATTACGTCATTTAAATGGAGAAATCGCTTTAGAGGATGTACCTGGGATATGTTATTTAGAGGATGGCAAGGTACGAATTCACGCACAGGCACCGAAAATAGATTTACGTGAACTACCAAGTCCGTTCCGCTTTGATGAGGATCTTCCGCATCTTAGCAAACGTATTCAATACATCGAAACTAGTCGTGGCTGTCCATTTAGTTGCCAATTTTGTTTATCTTCTATTGAAGTAGGTGTTCGCTACTTTAACCGTGAAAAAATAAAAGAAGATATTCGATTCCTTATGGATAACGGTGCACGTACCATTAAATTTGTTGACCGTACCTTCAATATCAGCCGAAGCTATGCGATGGAAATGTTCCAATTTTTAATTGATGAACATCAGCCAGGCGTTGTATTTCAATTTGAGATTACCGCCGATATTATGCGACCTGAAGTCATCCAGTTTTTAAATGACAACGCACCTGTAGGCTTGTTCCGCTTTGAGATTGGTGTACAATCGACAAACGATTTAACGAATACGCTCGTACAACGTCGCCAAAACTTTGAAAAGCTAAAGCGTACGGTGACGATGGTCAAAGACGGAGGAAAAATTGATCAGCATTTAGATTTGATCGCTGGTCTACCAGAGGAAGATTATGCAAGCTTCCGCCAAACTTTTAATGATGTCTTTGCGATGCGACCTGAAGAATTACAACTTGGATTCTTAAAATTATTACGTGGTACTGGGCTTCGTTTAGAGGCCGAAAAATTTGGCTACACATATGTGGATTTATCACCTTATGAGATTTTCTCAAATAATGTATTAACCTTCGAAGATATTGTTCGTATTAAGCATGCTGAGGATGTCCTTGAGAAATATTGGAACGATCATCGCATGGATTATACGATTGAATACTTAGTAACAGAGGTATTTGAAACACCATTTGATTTCTTCCAAAACTTTGGTACGTATTGGGAATCGAAAGGATGGTCACGCATTGGACATCAACTAGAAGATTTGTTCAGGCGTTTACTTGAGTTTTTAGATACGGTTGAAGATGCTGATTTACAAGTTATTCAAAGCTTAATGCAACTCGATTTTTTAAAGGCTCAACAATTCCAGCCACGAAAATTATGGTGGAAGGAACGACCATCAGAGGAACAGCAAAAAGCCATTTATATTGCTTTACGTGAAAATCCTGAAATTGCAGGTGAAGAATTTGCCAACTTCAAACTTTCCGAGAAAGAATTGTTCAAGCATACACTTGTTATTCCCCATTACTTAGATTACCAAAATTTCACAAAAGGCAAAATAATACAAAAAAATGGCTACCTATTAACCTACTTCCGTCACGGTCAGGCTCCATACTTTGCAACAATCCATTCACTTTAA
- a CDS encoding PAS domain-containing sensor histidine kinase has product MKSTSSPTLILNKAGKILNVNEAAIKLFNLNLTYIGYLSMDEPSNLKWAKFVNQLQSDLRSEEIFNIRTAGNDFEMMSFNCFYDPNTEEIVAQISALNYDMAHELYVSQEQEKSQSFNAYDHLPYAVIVSDASGIILGLNKYAEMYLKIEKSQLLHKAHQHIFDSFSMKDGQITTYLSKLMGDKHANIHVVDETQVSSTCYYEISSIFDEYNNIIVTVINDETEKKQLQHKIEHQQALNVVGQMAASIAHEIRNPLTSLKGFTELLKLKADEESRMYLSVIDSELQRMEQILSELLVLSKPTSMKVELIELDLIVKQVIEFMLPDALMKKIMIQYISSSTQVYIGGNENRLKQVFMNLIKNAMESMHNGGTITVEMNIIDCAIVELKVKDEGSGMDSKTIQNLFQPFYTTKSTGTGLGLAFVKKVIEEHEGVIGVNSEIQKGTCFHMQFPIYTFNQIDSLEVSTKDSAYLVT; this is encoded by the coding sequence ATGAAAAGTACTTCGTCACCAACACTTATTCTTAATAAAGCAGGGAAAATTTTAAATGTGAATGAGGCTGCTATTAAACTTTTTAATCTTAATCTAACGTATATTGGCTATTTATCAATGGACGAGCCATCTAATTTGAAATGGGCAAAATTCGTCAATCAATTACAAAGTGATTTAAGGTCAGAAGAAATATTTAATATTCGAACGGCTGGTAATGATTTTGAAATGATGTCCTTTAACTGTTTTTATGATCCGAATACAGAAGAAATTGTCGCACAAATTTCTGCATTAAATTATGATATGGCCCATGAATTGTATGTTAGTCAAGAGCAGGAAAAGTCGCAATCTTTTAATGCTTATGATCACTTACCTTATGCTGTAATTGTGAGTGATGCTAGCGGTATTATTCTTGGGCTAAACAAGTATGCAGAAATGTATTTGAAAATTGAAAAATCTCAGCTCCTGCATAAAGCTCATCAACATATATTTGATTCATTTTCGATGAAAGATGGACAGATTACAACATATCTTTCAAAGCTTATGGGTGACAAGCATGCCAATATCCATGTTGTTGACGAAACACAAGTGAGCAGTACTTGCTACTATGAGATTTCAAGCATTTTTGATGAGTATAACAATATTATTGTCACTGTTATTAATGATGAAACTGAAAAGAAGCAATTACAGCATAAAATTGAACATCAACAAGCCTTAAATGTTGTTGGTCAAATGGCAGCTAGTATTGCCCATGAGATTCGTAATCCGTTAACTTCTTTAAAAGGCTTTACTGAACTGTTAAAGCTGAAAGCAGATGAGGAATCACGCATGTATTTATCTGTAATTGATAGTGAGCTACAACGGATGGAACAAATTTTATCTGAGCTTTTAGTATTGTCCAAGCCAACTAGTATGAAAGTGGAGTTAATCGAATTAGATCTTATTGTGAAACAAGTTATCGAGTTTATGTTACCTGATGCACTTATGAAAAAAATAATGATTCAATATATTTCTTCCTCTACTCAAGTATATATTGGTGGCAATGAAAATCGCTTAAAGCAAGTATTTATGAACCTTATTAAAAATGCGATGGAATCAATGCATAACGGCGGGACGATAACAGTTGAAATGAATATTATAGACTGTGCGATAGTTGAATTGAAGGTTAAAGACGAAGGTAGTGGTATGGATAGTAAGACGATTCAAAATTTATTTCAACCTTTTTACACGACAAAATCAACAGGGACAGGACTGGGCCTTGCTTTCGTGAAAAAAGTCATTGAAGAACATGAAGGTGTAATAGGGGTTAACAGTGAAATTCAGAAGGGGACATGCTTCCATATGCAATTTCCAATTTACACCTTTAATCAAATTGACTCGTTAGAAGTTTCTACCAAAGATTCGGCTTATTTAGTAACATAG
- a CDS encoding MarR family winged helix-turn-helix transcriptional regulator, translated as MTSEDLKQSLKLYIVLSRAHKAINETTNHFFQANGLNPTEFAVLELLYHKGRQPLQQIGNKILLASGSITYVIDKLEKRGYLLRVSCPADRRVTYAEITAEGEAFMGELFPEHEQHLHKLMSALSEEEKEQAIALLKKLGLSIKDLSY; from the coding sequence ATGACGTCAGAAGATTTAAAGCAATCTTTAAAACTATATATTGTATTATCACGTGCACATAAGGCAATTAATGAAACAACCAATCACTTTTTTCAAGCGAACGGATTAAATCCGACTGAATTTGCAGTTTTAGAGCTTCTTTATCATAAAGGGCGACAACCATTACAGCAAATAGGGAATAAAATACTACTTGCTAGTGGATCGATTACTTATGTAATTGATAAGCTTGAAAAAAGAGGTTATTTATTGCGTGTTTCTTGTCCAGCAGATCGCAGAGTTACCTATGCAGAAATTACTGCCGAGGGAGAAGCGTTTATGGGCGAATTATTTCCAGAGCATGAACAGCATCTTCATAAATTGATGAGTGCACTGTCAGAAGAGGAAAAAGAACAGGCCATTGCATTATTAAAAAAATTAGGTTTGTCGATTAAAGATTTGTCTTATTAA